In Lysobacter firmicutimachus, one genomic interval encodes:
- the thrC gene encoding threonine synthase encodes MNFLSTRGRTAPTPIDAALAAGLAPDGGLYVPERIPALDQPLAAERLPDTAHALLAPYFEQSSLRERLGEICAHAFSFDAPLRPLAGADDWLLELFHGPTAAFKDYAARFLAGALAGLRRDGDAPTTILVATSGDTGAAVAAAFHRRAGFEVVILYPDGRVSPRQAHGLGCWGDNVRALRVDGDFDACQRLAKQALADEVLRTRLPLSSANSISLGRLLPQAAYYAHAAGRHYAQRGEPLNFIVPTGNLGNACAAFVARRMGLPIGEIALATNANDTLPRYFAGADYAAQPTRATLANAMDVGAPSNFERLRHWHRDDAELRAAVRAVGVDDDTIRATIAAAPQRHGVVPCPHTATGLRLLETLRAQGDERPWAVVATAHPAKFDGIVEPLAGHAVEPPPALAASLARPASAEPLAADYAALRDRLLATAWA; translated from the coding sequence ATGAACTTTCTCAGCACCCGCGGCCGCACCGCCCCGACCCCGATCGACGCCGCCCTCGCCGCCGGTCTCGCGCCCGACGGCGGGCTCTACGTTCCCGAACGCATTCCCGCACTGGACCAGCCACTCGCCGCCGAGCGCCTGCCCGACACCGCGCATGCGCTGCTCGCGCCCTACTTCGAACAGTCGTCGCTGCGCGAACGGCTCGGCGAGATCTGCGCGCATGCGTTCTCGTTCGATGCGCCGCTGCGCCCGCTGGCCGGCGCCGACGACTGGCTGCTGGAGCTGTTCCACGGCCCCACCGCGGCGTTCAAGGACTACGCCGCGCGCTTCCTCGCCGGCGCCCTGGCCGGCCTGCGCCGGGACGGCGACGCGCCGACCACGATCCTGGTCGCGACCTCGGGCGATACCGGCGCCGCGGTCGCCGCCGCTTTCCACCGCCGGGCCGGCTTCGAAGTGGTGATCCTGTATCCCGACGGGCGGGTCTCGCCGCGCCAGGCCCACGGCCTGGGTTGCTGGGGCGACAATGTGCGCGCGCTGCGCGTGGACGGCGATTTCGACGCCTGCCAACGCCTGGCCAAGCAGGCCCTGGCCGACGAAGTGCTGCGCACGCGGTTGCCGCTGAGTTCGGCCAACAGCATCAGCCTGGGCCGGCTGCTGCCGCAAGCCGCCTACTACGCCCACGCCGCCGGCCGGCATTACGCGCAGCGCGGCGAGCCGCTCAACTTCATCGTCCCCACCGGCAATCTCGGCAACGCCTGCGCCGCCTTCGTCGCCCGCCGCATGGGCCTGCCGATAGGCGAAATCGCCCTGGCCACCAACGCCAACGACACCTTGCCGCGCTACTTCGCCGGTGCCGACTACGCTGCCCAACCGACCCGCGCCACCCTGGCCAACGCCATGGACGTCGGCGCGCCGAGCAACTTCGAGCGCCTGCGCCACTGGCACCGCGACGACGCCGAACTGCGCGCGGCGGTGCGCGCGGTCGGGGTCGACGACGACACCATCCGCGCCACGATCGCCGCGGCGCCGCAACGCCATGGTGTGGTCCCCTGTCCGCACACCGCGACCGGCCTGCGCTTGCTCGAGACCCTGCGCGCGCAGGGCGACGAACGGCCGTGGGCGGTGGTCGCGACCGCGCATCCGGCCAAGTTCGACGGCATCGTCGAGCCGCTGGCCGGGCATGCGGTCGAACCGCCGCCGGCATTGGCCGCATCGCTGGCGCGGCCTGCCTCGGCCGAGCCGCTGGCGGCGGATTACGCCGCATTGCGCGATCGCCTGCTCGCCACCGCCTGGGCCTGA